The genomic segment CAGCCAGGGCCTCTGAATCCAGGCTGGCAGAGAAGGGgacctttccctccctcccacctcctcctgtCCCTCTGTCTACTCACCGGGCCGACGATATCAGAGACGTGGGAGACGGTGGTGCCCGAGGCAGCCCCGAGGTAGAGGACCTTGGCCCCTGGCTTGATGTGGATCTGGTCCACCCCGCCCAGGATTGCCGCTGCCAGCTTGGAACGGAAGGGGTTCCAGGCACGGTACTCAATTTTGTCATCTCCCTCCTGCACCGAGAGCAATGGGGATGGAAGTCagtgccaggctcttctgcaaGACCCCAAGGCTCTTAACTCTAGGGCCCTCAAAAGGGACTGGGCCCCCAGTCATTGTACAAGAAACAAATGAGTATATCCATCTATGACCACAACAGGCAGGGCCTGCGCTCTCGTGGGGGTTCCTGACTCAGGGAGAAGGGGCAGCGACGGGGACAATAAAGACAAGATCACCCCAGACAACAGCAAGGCAAGACCTCTGTGTTCGTTCTACAACACTGCCTGTGCTGGCCCCTAAGCTCAGGCACTGGGCAAACACACCGAAGGGGACAAAGGCCTTGCTCTCCAGGAGTGAGGACATGCTGAATGGACACACACGGCATAGGAGCCAGTGACAGGTGCTCAGAAGAAAGGTCAAGCCAGGAAGGGGCGTGTGAAGTCCAGGGAGCAGGGCGAGGGCAGGTGAGGATGAGAAGGCAGCGGCCAGgagagcccaggaagaggaatCGCCCAAAGCTGAGGGCTCACTCAGGTCAATAAGGAAGTGAGTTCCGGGCAGCAGGGACGCCTGCAGAGAGGTCGTGAGGGCTGCTTCTGCTAGACAGGGTGGGGCAAGGGGGCCTTGTGAGGGAGACAAGGCCAGCTGACCAGAGATGAGTGATGATAAGGGGCTGGCCCTACCTGAAGCGGGGAGGAggagaatattccaggcaaggagAACAGGGAGGCTGTGGGAGTGACTGGAAGACACGTGGTTAGGGAGAGAGGGAGATTGCACGGGCAGGGCCCCCCAGTCACACTGAGGACCCAAGACTTGAACCTGAAGCCAGTGCGAGGTCACGGATGTGTCTGGGGAGGGAGTGTGTGATCTGACTTGTAGCTTAAGATGATCCCCTGGCTGTCTCGTGCAGGATGAACAGTGGGGCCCAGGGAGACCAGACTGCTGGTGGCCCTGGCAGCTTAGCTAGGCAGGGGGTCTCACCGAAATCGAGACTCTCTTCTCTCCGTAAACAGATTCCCCAGGGACCAGGTTCTTGGTGACCAGCGCATCTTCCTTTCCTCGACAAATGAAGAcgcctgggggagggggccagAGCGGGGTCAACACCCCATCGGGGCACCGCCCCACTCCTAACCCCGGTGAGCTCCCCACCCTCCTCACTCACCCTCGTGTCGATGGGGCTCTACCATCACATTCTTCCCCGATgggtttcctttctttcctccccgACCACGACCCCGGTTGCCACCAGACTGGAACCCGCCACCTACAAGGCAGAGACGTGGTGAGAGCGAAACCCCACGgtgcttccctccccatcccagcccccagccccgggaGAGCCCGGTCCATCACCTCTTCCTCCCCCTCCACGTCCACGGCCCCTgaagcctcctcctcctcctccgccgcGACCTCGGCCCCCGCCGAAGCCTCCTCGGCCCCCGCCGAAGCCTCCGCGGCCACCGCCGCGACCTCCGCGGTCACCAAAGCCACCGCGGCCACCGAAGCCACCCCCGCGGGGGCTGAACCCTGTGATGGAAACAGAAATAGGAATCGTCAACAGGGTCATGGAGCTTGAGAAGTTACTTCTACAGCAAGGGACTCTGCTCAGGAGAgaaatgtgtgcacacacacactgggagaGGTGTCCACACGTGTCCACGGCAGAACTAACAGGACTGACCCGAACATCCATCAGCAGAAGGGGTGAATGAGACTCGGACCGTTCACAGCCATCAAAGCAAAAAGGTTAACAGCAACACGGGACAGACAAAAAAATCTCAGAATCCCAGCAAGTGAAAAAGCAAGCCCTAGAAACCCAGGTCTGACACAACATCCTTTTTAAAAGTCCAGCTACAACCAAGACTGCCCAGCACTAGCTGTGTAGATCTGGGTGATAACCCAGGCACCCCTTTCCCCTTACAGAGACAAAAGGGTGTGGTAAGTGTGAAGCTGAGTATTAGGCCTGGGGAGGGTGAAATTATAGGATGAGGATGAGAAGGGAAACAGGTGGAGGCACATTGCTGTTAATATTCTGCTTTCCTCCGCTGAGGGGTCAATTCACAGGACCTGTTCTGTTTCCAACACTGATTAGTCTGAAGAAGAGAGTATGCCATGTGTGGCCGTGCGTTGTGGCAGGTGGGTCCCCCAGGCCCTGAAACTTCTTCACGCTCTCCCACTCGGGACCTTGTGTGTGGCAGAGAAGTGCTAGCCCCAGATCGGTGTGGCGGGGGGAGTGGGGGGCAGCGCATTCACCATCCATCTTTCCTGCTAACTGGTCCCCCTGCTTCTAAACACACACAAGTCTCCCCCAGCTTGGTGTTGGCAGGGGAGTGGTGAGGGGGAAGCAAAACCCAAAACTTGTCCTTTATGGATGGGCAACTTATAAGCAGTTTACTTAGGATTTGTCAACAAGATGGaaagtttaggggaaaaaaaattcagagagacTTGATTTTTCATCACTTCAGGAGACAGCAAACATTGTTCGCTGAGCCCAAAACAATGTCTGAAGCAGAGGGATTTCTCCTGGTACTCACAGATTCAGTATCTGACCTCTGCGACAGCTTCTAAAGCTCTGCTGTACTTTTAGAAAAATAGAGTTATCAATCATTTGTGTGAAAATCCGTGCCGGTTTCAACTGACCTCCCTTGATGTAAACTATTCAATATTAAACATGCAAAAGTTTTTGCAAAGGTGTGTTATATTCCCACCCTATGAAGGggtcattcctctttttttttaattttaatttatttatttttttggccacaccatgcaccatgtgggatctcagttcccggaccagggattgaacccgagccccctgccttgggagctctGAGTCTTAATCACtcgactaccagggaagtctccatgaAGGCTTCAATCATCTTAATGACGTTAAAAATGAAAACGTAGAACTCTGAAGAGTTAGTCCTAATTTAAGTGTTAGAAATGAGCTGCCGGCCTCTAGTCTCCCACCCCCTCTGAGGTCTCCTGCCCACATGGCAGCCGGTGACTGAACTTTTCAGAACAGCCAATCGGCTCTCACCATTCCCTTGCCCAAACTCCTTCAAATGTTTTCCATCACGTTCTAAATGAAATCACAGTTCCTTTCTCGGGCTTCCAAAGTCCTAAGTCAGTGGGTCTCCCCCTTGCCCCATGCAAGCGATTCTGAGTAACTGtctggggtgggggccaggccTGGGACTTTACAGTTCCTCGGGTGACTCTGACGTGTGGCCCAGACTGAGAATCACCACGCTGGCTTTGCTGACTTTCCTGACCTCACTGTAGGCTAGGTCCTGTGTTCTACCTCCCCAAGAACAAACTCCACTTCCAGCTTCCACACCCTTGACATCtcttgttccctctgcctgggtccTGAGGACACTGTCTGACTCACCCCCTGCACTGAACGTAAGTGTGACCAAACGTTCCTTCCTCAGACCAGCCTTCTCTGGCTACCTGGCCTTTactccactttctttttcttcctgccaATTATCATACATGGCATTTTAACAATTATCACTGCCTCTTCCCCACTCCCCCCACTGGAATCAACTCCAAATGGACAGGGATGGTTGTTTAGGTCATCACTGCATCCTGCGGGACTATGGGCtccatgaaaattaaatgagctgTTTACTGATGACTCTTAAAGCCCTGGGTTCTGCCTCAGGAAGAAAGCGCCCTCTCTGCTCGCTCAGGAAGCAGGTGATCGGACGGTGTCCAGAGCCCCGGTCCCTCCCCTCAGGCAGCTCATGGACTGAACACAGGGAGATGGCCACTCCATTCACGACCCTAGAGAGTAGGCAAGACTCATGGGTGTCTTGAAAAGTTCACCTGTAAGGAGATCTGGAAAACAACACAGTGCCCACATCACAgaattgtaaagattaaatgacaacacacaaaaagtgcTTAATACACTGCCTTACATGCAAACTCAGGGGAGCAAGTCTCTCCTCCTTCCTATTTAGGGGAGAAACCACTATGCCCAAGAGACCCTCAACCCCGTCCTGACAAAACAGAGACCCAGAAAGTGTGGGCATGGCATGGGGCACAGCATGCACAATACTCAGaacatctcagtccatttcaggtcCTGGAGCTCTTAGAAAAATGGACTGTACCCACTCCTCAGAAAAACACACGTTCacatacttaaaaaacaaaaaaaaaagttttggttTTTAAACAGACCCCCAGTTTAAAACTTCTCTTCTGCCACAGTCTTCCGCATCTCCAAAGTGGCACCCCACCCTTCCATTTACACACACCAAAACCCTGAATTGTCCTTGACCCCTCTCATGCCCACATGCAAACTATCGGCTCTATCTCCAAAACATATCCGAAAGGGTGACAATTTGTCAACCAGGCCAACTGCCGCCACCCTGGTCCAAGCCACATCATCTCCAAGTAGATGACAGCAACAACTTCTTACTGCTCTGTCTGCTTCCACTCTTGTTCCTCTAAAATCTTTCACACAGAGCaagaagctgctgctaagtcgctccggTTGTGTCGGACaatgtgtgacctcatagaccgcagcccaccaggctcctctgtccctgggattctccaggcaagaacattggagtgggttgccatttccttctccaatgcacgcatgctaagtcgcttcagtcgtgtccggctttttgcaaccccatagacggcagcccaccaggcttctttgtccacagggtcctccaggcaagaatactggagtgggttgccatttccttctcaagagcaAAAAGGATCCGTTTAAATgtctcagtcaagtctgactgaCGTCATATCCTTGCTTGAAACCTCCCAAAGACTTCCTCGCACAACCAGACTAAAATCCCtgctgaaggacttccctggtggtccagtggttaagaatccaccgcccaatgcagaggacatgagttcgagtctgggaagatcccacatgctgaggggcaactaaaccAGCGCTTAGAGAAAGTCTGAACAACAGTGAAGACCCATGCTCTGAcgcgtccaattctttgcgacctcatggactgtagcccgccaggctcctctgtccatggaattttctcaccaagaatactggagtgggttgccatttcctactccagggaatcttcccgacccagggatcaaacccgtctcttgagtctcctgcactgcaggcattctttaccactgagccacctgggaagtcccagtggagacccagcacagcctaaaataaataaataaataaataatccttGCTAAAGAGCTGATTCCTAACAACTTCTACAACTTCTTATCCTAACACAGTAAGGGCAGGGTTGGGAAGAAGGTGTAGCCTCCATTCCTGGAACCATCAGACCACAGGATGCCTGTGGGCTTGCCAGGGTCTCAGGTGGGAGACACACCGCCTGACACTTCACCAGAAGATCCCCAAACACTGAAGAGAAAGGGAACCTAGGAGGGGGCGTGGAGCCACAAATTCCACTACCCCTGACCAGATGACCCCATTTCTCCACAGGCCGAAGGGGAaggtggaagaaaaaagaaaacctgtacTAAGAAACAGACCCTTTCTGTCATGATGGAATATTTCCCCAACTCCAGGGGAGCAagctggggggaggaggagggaatcaGCCTGATTTATAagagctgagacatctggggaaaagGACCCTAATTTTGTTCCCCTTGATGAGAATGGTAAAGATGACAATTAGAACCAATACTATCATACGTCAAGCACTGTGCTATACGAGGCATAATAGACAAAATGTAACTATGTgaaaatttaaggtgtacaacctGTCCAGCTAATACACATATATTGCAAAAGGATTACCACCATGTGCTATTTTCTAACATGCTCTCACTAAGTTTGAACTGGGCGCCATTTTATTGATGAAATAACTAAGGCTCAGAGGTAAagcgacttgcccaaggtcacacagtgaattAAGCATAGTTAGGACTGAAATTTTGAACTGAGGCCTTTCTGCTGTCAAAgcagggactctcctcattccactAGGAGGGAGGTGCGGAGGCTTCATCAGAATCTCCAGTAAAATCGGAATGAATTAAACCACTCACGCCCTGTGATTACCTCCCTCCCCCATCCGACAATCCTATACTCTGTGTGTGAAGTTTCACCTCACTTCTCACCGCAGTTGAGGATCACTAGGCTCCGAATCTCCACTCCATGCTTAGGGATCCGCCCCCCTCGGGAGAGTAGAGAGCGGGAAAGTGGGCCACAGACTATCAAGCCAGAATACTCATATATGCGGCTCTCTCCAAGAAGCTAGGTTTGAACTCAAGGGTACTGTAGCTACGGCAGCGACAGGGGAGGATACGGGGTCTTAAGAGGATCCAGCCCAAGATCAGGGACTCTCCGCCTCGCGATGAGGCCAAATCTCCAAATCCCACGCCCAGAGATCCAAGACCCtcgatgtctggatctaggttcTGGGCAGCACCCTAGACTGCCGCCCGCGGCCCAATATCCAAGACCCTTATTGACAGCCTCAATGAAACGAATTCCAGTTCAGGACATCCCCAGTTTTACGCCCAAGACCCTCGACTCACGACCGTCACCTCTGACGAGTCAGTCACAAACCTCTAGACCGGGAACCCGAACCCTAGGCTCAGGTTCGCTCCTAGGGCGGAACCAAGCCCTCTCATCCCCACGAGAGGCCGGAACAGGACCCTTCCTCACAAGAGACCCGATCTGGGGCTCAGAAATCCTGCCCGCCAGGCCAAGACCCCGCCCCTCTGTTCCCTCCTGGCACCCCGCTCCCCGCCGAGTCCCAGCCCTGACCCAGACCCCAACCCCGGGCTGCACCTGGTTTCATAGCTAGCGCAGAACTGCGCGGCTCAGGAATCGGTGGCTTCCCGGGCT from the Capra hircus breed San Clemente chromosome 18, ASM170441v1, whole genome shotgun sequence genome contains:
- the FBL gene encoding rRNA 2'-O-methyltransferase fibrillarin — its product is MKPGFSPRGGGFGGRGGFGDRGGRGGGRGGFGGGRGGFGGGRGRGGGGGGGFRGRGRGGGGRGGGFQSGGNRGRGRGGKKGNPSGKNVMVEPHRHEGVFICRGKEDALVTKNLVPGESVYGEKRVSISEGDDKIEYRAWNPFRSKLAAAILGGVDQIHIKPGAKVLYLGAASGTTVSHVSDIVGPDGLVYAVEFSHRSGRDLINLAKKRTNIIPVIEDARHPHKYRMLIAMVDVIFADVAQPDQTRIVALNAHTFLRNGGHFVISIKANCIDSTASAEAVFASEVKKMQQENMKPQEQLTLEPYERDHAVVVGVYRPPPKVKN